A single region of the Corallococcus caeni genome encodes:
- a CDS encoding serine/threonine-protein kinase, with protein MMKNEAGAARRSPSAVGVTGVSSDLTDRTQAADVESLFGAAPAPVEPPSRASNTGSSSTWDGPSRPVTGSGTGDTGNDTGPSIQGHALRPGMRLQHYELIRELGSGGMGTVFLARDVRLGRRVAIKFLHSEDADITRRFILEARATARCSHENIVIIYEVGEFPGGPFMVLEYLQGKPLTKVLGNQRLPPARAVELMVPVVRALECAHEQGIVHRDLKPENIVVTDSGAIKVLDFGIAKVLQGDEPVEAPTGGPQAQPRLHSVEGMGEDVSNLTRKGAIMGTMAFMSPEQWGIGVAVDNRTDIWAVGLMLFRMLAGKHPLDPLRGPQLMVTGMLDEPMPLLKSMAPDVPQELAAVVDRCLLKRKEDRFPDAASLLRALEPFLPGRMSRELRVDESPYAGLSSFQEADADRFFGRTREIAALVNRINDRPLLAVVGPSGTGKSSFVRAGLVPVLKRSGTPWEALVIRPGRNPLSALASIVAPLMSSSTTIEDDLQEQQRLVERLRAEPGYVGNVLRSRARRERRRILLFIDQFEELYTLVPDAQERLAFTACLSGIADDATTPIRVILSIRSDFLDRVPEDERFMAELSQGLYFLTAPAREGLKDALVQPAERAGYQFESPAMVASMLEHLDASQGALPLLQFAATQLWEARDVTNRLLTESAYQAMGGIAGALASHADSVLESLSPQERTLVRALFLRLVTPERTRAIVSLDELRELTKDTGEMQRLIDHLVQARLLVVQTGGGATGATVEIVHESLLHSWPTLRRWLDEGQEDSAFLEQLRNAARQWQGKNFDAHLLWRGELVEEAQRFQRRYRGELPRLQQDFLTAVFAQEKKGRRLKRALLIGSATFLGLLVVAAVVALVVIRNAQQEAEKQAQAATAAEIIARAAESNARGAEAEAKQRLAEVQAKELERQKAQQEAEAANAQVALANQELLSKNDELVSALQRAQEAQLRARFAKKRAEESADSARDAREEALRAAEELSTLLKREKERVSRLQSQLGSPVIEVLK; from the coding sequence ATGATGAAGAACGAAGCAGGTGCCGCGCGGCGGAGTCCCTCCGCGGTGGGCGTGACGGGTGTGTCCTCGGACCTGACGGACCGGACACAGGCCGCGGACGTGGAGTCGCTCTTCGGAGCGGCGCCCGCGCCCGTGGAGCCGCCGTCGCGCGCGTCCAACACGGGGTCCTCGTCCACCTGGGACGGGCCGTCGCGTCCCGTCACCGGCTCGGGCACGGGTGACACCGGCAACGACACCGGGCCCTCCATCCAGGGCCACGCGCTGCGCCCGGGCATGCGCCTGCAGCACTACGAGCTCATCCGCGAGCTGGGCTCCGGCGGCATGGGCACGGTGTTCCTCGCACGCGACGTGCGGCTGGGACGCCGGGTGGCCATCAAGTTCCTGCACAGCGAGGACGCCGACATCACCCGGCGCTTCATCCTGGAGGCGCGCGCCACCGCGCGGTGCAGCCATGAGAACATCGTCATCATCTACGAGGTCGGCGAGTTCCCCGGCGGCCCCTTCATGGTGCTGGAGTACCTCCAGGGCAAGCCGCTGACGAAGGTGCTGGGCAACCAGCGCCTGCCGCCCGCGCGCGCGGTGGAGCTGATGGTGCCGGTGGTGAGGGCGCTGGAGTGCGCCCACGAGCAGGGCATCGTCCACCGCGACCTCAAGCCGGAGAACATCGTCGTGACGGACTCGGGCGCCATCAAGGTGCTCGACTTCGGCATCGCCAAGGTGCTCCAGGGCGACGAACCCGTGGAGGCCCCCACGGGCGGTCCCCAGGCCCAGCCGCGCCTGCACTCGGTGGAGGGCATGGGCGAGGACGTGTCCAACCTCACCCGCAAGGGCGCCATCATGGGCACCATGGCCTTCATGTCCCCGGAGCAGTGGGGCATCGGGGTGGCCGTGGACAACCGCACGGACATCTGGGCCGTGGGGTTGATGCTGTTCCGCATGCTCGCCGGCAAGCACCCGTTGGATCCGCTGCGCGGTCCGCAGCTGATGGTGACGGGCATGCTGGATGAACCGATGCCGCTCTTGAAGAGCATGGCGCCGGACGTCCCGCAGGAGCTGGCGGCCGTCGTGGACCGCTGCCTGCTCAAGCGCAAGGAGGACCGCTTCCCGGACGCGGCCTCGCTGCTGCGCGCGCTGGAGCCCTTCCTCCCCGGGCGCATGAGCCGCGAGCTGCGCGTGGACGAGAGCCCCTACGCGGGCCTCAGCTCCTTCCAGGAGGCGGACGCGGACCGCTTCTTCGGCCGCACCCGGGAAATCGCCGCGCTGGTGAACCGCATCAACGACCGGCCGCTGCTGGCCGTGGTGGGCCCGTCCGGCACGGGCAAGTCGTCGTTCGTGCGCGCGGGCCTGGTGCCCGTGCTCAAGCGCTCCGGCACGCCGTGGGAGGCGCTCGTCATCCGCCCCGGGCGCAACCCCCTGTCGGCGCTGGCCAGCATCGTCGCGCCGCTGATGAGCTCCTCCACCACCATCGAGGACGACCTCCAGGAGCAGCAGCGGCTGGTGGAGCGGCTGCGCGCGGAGCCCGGCTACGTGGGCAACGTGCTGCGCAGCCGCGCGCGGCGGGAGCGCCGGCGCATCCTCCTCTTCATCGACCAGTTCGAGGAGCTGTACACGCTGGTGCCGGACGCGCAGGAGCGGCTGGCCTTCACCGCGTGCCTGTCCGGCATCGCGGACGACGCGACCACGCCCATCCGCGTCATCCTCTCCATCCGTTCGGACTTCCTGGACCGGGTGCCGGAGGACGAGCGCTTCATGGCGGAGCTCAGCCAGGGGCTCTACTTCCTCACCGCGCCCGCCCGCGAGGGCCTGAAGGACGCGCTGGTGCAGCCGGCGGAGCGCGCGGGCTACCAGTTCGAGAGCCCCGCGATGGTGGCCAGCATGCTGGAGCACCTGGACGCCAGCCAGGGCGCGCTGCCGCTGCTCCAGTTCGCCGCCACCCAGCTGTGGGAGGCACGCGACGTCACGAACCGGCTGCTCACGGAGAGCGCCTACCAGGCCATGGGCGGCATCGCGGGCGCGCTGGCCAGCCACGCGGACAGCGTGCTGGAGAGCCTGTCCCCGCAGGAGCGCACCCTGGTGCGCGCCCTCTTCCTGCGGCTGGTCACCCCGGAGCGCACGCGCGCCATCGTGTCCCTGGACGAGCTGCGCGAGCTGACGAAGGACACCGGCGAGATGCAGCGCCTCATCGACCACCTGGTGCAGGCGCGCCTGCTGGTGGTGCAGACCGGCGGCGGCGCCACGGGCGCGACGGTGGAGATCGTCCACGAGTCGCTCCTGCACAGCTGGCCCACGCTGCGGCGCTGGCTGGACGAGGGCCAGGAGGACTCCGCGTTCCTGGAGCAGCTGCGCAACGCGGCCCGGCAGTGGCAGGGCAAGAACTTCGACGCGCACCTCCTGTGGCGCGGTGAGCTGGTGGAGGAGGCCCAGCGCTTCCAGCGGCGCTACCGGGGAGAGCTGCCCCGGTTGCAGCAGGACTTCCTCACGGCGGTGTTCGCGCAGGAGAAGAAGGGGCGCCGGCTGAAGCGGGCGCTGCTCATCGGCAGCGCGACGTTCCTGGGACTCCTGGTGGTGGCGGCGGTGGTGGCGCTCGTCGTCATCCGCAACGCGCAGCAGGAGGCCGAGAAGCAGGCCCAGGCGGCGACGGCGGCCGAAATCATCGCGCGCGCCGCGGAGTCCAACGCCCGCGGCGCGGAGGCCGAGGCCAAGCAGCGGCTGGCCGAAGTGCAGGCCAAGGAGCTGGAGCGCCAGAAGGCGCAGCAGGAGGCGGAGGCGGCCAACGCGCAGGTGGCGCTGGCCAACCAGGAGCTGCTCAGCAAGAACGACGAACTGGTGTCCGCGCTCCAGCGCGCCCAGGAGGCGCAGCTGCGCGCCCGCTTCGCCAAGAAGCGCGCCGAGGAGAGCGCCGACTCCGCCCGCGACGCCCGCGAGGAAGCCCTCCGCGCGGCGGAAGAGCTCTCCACGTTGCTCAAGCGGGAGAAGGAGCGCGTCTCCCGCCTGCAATCCCAGTTGGGCAGTCCGGTCATCGAGGTCCTGAAGTGA
- a CDS encoding HEAT repeat domain-containing protein, with protein sequence MPRFPQGLRALGGLALMLASSPAWSTSPAAKPALKGESCSVEGLMDQLRQGLGSSSKAYRDYLNAVLREAAVSLPSGELRAAFDRETDPAMVEQLAAALVSRSEREAEKDAIQAVARRALEDRDPSVRAATVRAMRRTGALEKTGDMYERLMRDGSPEVRMEAATNLIEDNQYVYSGYHGPATDTAVNAATASTDPKVTAKILESLDTRKLGPEAGQKLLGMLGHESADVRRSAALALGGVPAAQMGPAREALVGMYRGERDAGVRKALVQGIAELGFADAVPELRKLRSVDPGMAPEIDAWIRALESGVQEWGLLLREKQRLQQVR encoded by the coding sequence ATGCCCCGCTTCCCCCAAGGTCTTCGCGCGCTCGGTGGCCTGGCGCTGATGCTGGCGTCCTCCCCCGCGTGGTCCACGTCCCCCGCCGCGAAGCCCGCGCTGAAGGGGGAGAGCTGCTCCGTCGAGGGATTGATGGATCAGCTCCGTCAGGGATTGGGCTCCAGCTCCAAGGCCTACCGCGACTACCTGAACGCCGTGCTGCGCGAGGCCGCGGTCTCGCTGCCCTCCGGGGAGCTGCGCGCGGCGTTCGACCGGGAGACCGACCCCGCGATGGTGGAGCAGCTGGCCGCGGCGCTGGTGTCGCGCAGCGAGCGCGAGGCGGAGAAGGACGCCATCCAGGCCGTGGCCCGCCGCGCGCTGGAGGACCGCGACCCGTCCGTCCGCGCCGCCACCGTGCGCGCCATGCGCCGCACCGGCGCCCTGGAGAAGACGGGGGACATGTACGAGCGGCTCATGCGGGACGGCTCGCCGGAGGTCCGCATGGAGGCGGCGACAAACCTCATTGAAGACAACCAGTACGTCTACTCCGGCTACCACGGTCCGGCCACGGACACGGCCGTCAACGCGGCGACGGCGTCCACGGATCCGAAGGTGACGGCGAAGATTCTGGAGTCCCTGGACACGCGCAAGCTGGGGCCGGAGGCGGGGCAGAAGCTGCTCGGGATGCTGGGCCACGAGAGCGCGGACGTGCGGCGTTCGGCGGCGCTCGCGCTGGGCGGTGTGCCGGCGGCGCAGATGGGGCCCGCGCGTGAAGCCCTGGTGGGCATGTACCGGGGAGAGCGGGATGCGGGGGTGCGCAAGGCGCTGGTGCAGGGCATCGCGGAGCTGGGCTTCGCGGACGCCGTGCCGGAGCTGCGCAAGCTGCGGAGCGTGGACCCCGGCATGGCGCCGGAGATCGACGCGTGGATCCGCGCATTGGAATCAGGCGTTCAGGAGTGGGGCCTGCTCCTGAGAGAGAAGCAGCGGCTGCAACAGGTCCGTTGA